From a single Shewanella denitrificans OS217 genomic region:
- the prfB gene encoding peptide chain release factor 2 (programmed frameshift), whose translation MFEVNPVKFKAKDLAERTVLLRGYLDYANKKERLEEVSLELESSAVWNEPERAQALGKERSALEAVVKTIDDLDSGLEDIEGLVELAIEEDDEDTFNEASAELDELERRLEDLEFRRMFSGPNDSADCYLDIQSGSGGTEAQDWANMVLRMYLRWGEAHGFSPELMEVTDGDVAGIKGATIKFTGEYAFGWLRTETGVHRLVRKSPFDSSGRRHTSFCSVFVYPEIDDDIEIDINPSELRIDTYRASGAGGQHVNKTESAIRITHLPTNTVVQCQSGRSQHKNKDSAMKQLKAKLYELEMMKQNVDKQAAEDAKSDIGWGSQIRSYVLDDARIKDLRTGVENRNTQTVLDGDLDKFIEASLKSGL comes from the exons ATGTTTGAAGTCAATCCGGTAAAATTTAAAGCTAAGGACCTTGCCGAGCGCACAGTGCTTCTTAGGGGGTATCTT GACTACGCTAATAAGAAAGAGCGTCTAGAAGAAGTTAGCCTTGAGCTTGAAAGCTCTGCAGTGTGGAACGAACCTGAGCGTGCTCAAGCCCTAGGCAAAGAGCGTTCAGCGTTAGAAGCTGTGGTGAAAACCATCGATGATTTGGACTCGGGCCTTGAAGATATTGAAGGTTTAGTTGAGCTTGCCATAGAAGAAGACGATGAAGACACCTTTAACGAAGCCAGTGCTGAGCTGGACGAATTAGAGCGCCGTTTGGAAGACCTCGAGTTTCGCCGCATGTTTTCAGGCCCCAATGATAGCGCGGATTGCTATCTGGATATTCAATCGGGTTCGGGTGGTACTGAGGCTCAAGATTGGGCCAACATGGTATTGCGCATGTACCTTCGCTGGGGTGAAGCCCACGGTTTTAGCCCAGAGCTCATGGAAGTGACTGATGGTGATGTGGCCGGTATTAAAGGCGCGACCATTAAATTCACTGGTGAATATGCTTTTGGTTGGTTGCGCACCGAAACCGGCGTACACCGCTTAGTGCGTAAATCGCCATTCGATTCTAGCGGCCGCCGCCATACTTCATTCTGCTCTGTGTTTGTCTACCCAGAAATTGATGATGATATCGAAATTGATATCAATCCGTCAGAGCTTCGTATCGACACTTACCGTGCATCTGGCGCGGGTGGTCAGCACGTCAACAAGACTGAATCTGCTATCCGTATTACTCACTTACCCACAAATACTGTGGTGCAGTGTCAGAGTGGTCGCTCGCAGCACAAGAACAAAGATTCAGCAATGAAGCAGCTTAAGGCTAAGCTGTATGAGCTTGAAATGATGAAGCAAAACGTCGACAAACAGGCCGCCGAAGACGCTAAATCAGACATAGGCTGGGGCAGTCAAATTCGCTCTTATGTACTGGATGACGCCCGCATTAAAGACCTACGCACTGGGGTTGAAAACCGCAACACCCAGACTGTGTTAGATGGTGATTTAGATAAGTTTATTGAAGCCAGCTTAAAATCAGGACTTTAA
- a CDS encoding amidohydrolase, translating into MKKYPFNATQLAATALFTSLGLGSLTACATEEVADTLLTNGQIYGYPQASSLAISDGKIVHIGSNSTTMDYVGTQTRVIDLEGAYVMPGFIDNHNHVFEAAGDIGSDCLLDKVNSLAGYITELKACGNQDTDSEWLLGYGHELDVLLDYQSLGNGEQTPLEILDSLYPDRPVAIMEQTSHSMWVNSIALARAGITAKSTAPQGGKYLKEPHTGKLLGVLLDTAGDELMELAWNAQPNRAKANYQSLINGLDEAAKHGITAIGDGRLYWQRGWYETWQQVAKDNALTARVSLRPWVYPGQDAQKQLAFFKRIQTDDTNELLLVNQVKIYTDGIINNGTARVLSPYVYSPLTDSPLGVDYIPAGELSTWLVKLNNLGFGAHIHAIGDAGVRNGLDAIEVMRKQGVTRPYGMTHLEMVADTDIPRFAALKVDADFQVGNHDIATGDHDWAIPYLGKQRAKALLPVQAIWQTGANTTLSSDWNVNDINPLVGISSAIKMPGPLDINSAIDAYTINAAKALGLEKVTGSITLGKFADLAILEGDITKMTPAEIANTQLLMTLLEGEVVFEAQE; encoded by the coding sequence ATGAAAAAATATCCCTTCAACGCCACCCAATTGGCCGCCACAGCATTGTTCACCAGCTTAGGCTTAGGCTCATTAACGGCCTGCGCCACAGAAGAAGTAGCCGACACCTTACTCACTAATGGACAGATTTATGGTTACCCACAGGCCAGTAGCTTGGCCATTAGTGACGGTAAAATTGTCCATATTGGCAGTAATAGCACCACTATGGATTATGTCGGTACTCAGACCCGAGTTATTGACCTTGAAGGCGCTTATGTGATGCCAGGTTTTATCGACAATCATAACCATGTGTTCGAGGCGGCTGGCGACATAGGCAGCGATTGCTTACTGGATAAAGTCAATTCACTTGCTGGATATATCACTGAGCTAAAAGCCTGTGGCAATCAAGACACTGACAGCGAGTGGCTATTAGGTTACGGCCATGAATTAGACGTTTTATTAGATTATCAATCACTTGGTAATGGTGAACAAACACCGCTTGAAATATTAGATAGTCTCTATCCGGACAGGCCCGTAGCCATCATGGAGCAAACCTCTCATTCCATGTGGGTTAACTCCATCGCCTTGGCAAGAGCCGGAATAACGGCTAAAAGCACTGCGCCTCAAGGGGGCAAGTACCTTAAAGAGCCACACACTGGCAAGCTTTTAGGGGTATTACTCGATACCGCAGGCGATGAACTCATGGAGCTTGCCTGGAACGCCCAGCCCAATAGAGCCAAGGCCAACTATCAGAGCCTAATTAATGGCTTAGATGAAGCGGCCAAACACGGCATCACAGCCATAGGTGATGGCCGCCTCTATTGGCAGCGCGGCTGGTATGAAACTTGGCAGCAAGTGGCAAAAGATAATGCCCTCACCGCCAGAGTCAGCCTGCGTCCTTGGGTGTATCCAGGCCAAGATGCGCAAAAGCAGTTAGCCTTTTTCAAACGTATTCAAACTGATGATACCAATGAGTTATTACTGGTCAATCAAGTGAAAATCTATACTGACGGCATCATCAATAACGGCACCGCCAGAGTATTAAGCCCCTATGTTTACAGCCCATTGACTGATAGCCCTTTGGGAGTGGATTACATTCCTGCTGGCGAGCTAAGCACGTGGCTGGTGAAACTGAATAATCTAGGCTTTGGCGCTCATATTCACGCCATAGGTGATGCTGGGGTGCGTAATGGTTTGGATGCCATTGAAGTGATGCGAAAGCAAGGCGTCACTCGCCCCTACGGCATGACTCATCTTGAGATGGTGGCAGACACTGATATCCCGCGTTTTGCAGCGCTTAAGGTCGATGCCGATTTTCAGGTAGGCAATCATGACATAGCCACAGGAGATCACGATTGGGCCATCCCTTACCTAGGCAAGCAGCGCGCCAAAGCCTTGTTACCCGTACAGGCCATTTGGCAAACTGGCGCTAACACCACCCTAAGCAGTGATTGGAATGTAAATGATATCAATCCATTAGTTGGGATATCCAGCGCCATCAAGATGCCAGGGCCGCTTGATATCAATAGTGCCATCGACGCTTATACCATCAATGCCGCCAAAGCCTTAGGGTTAGAAAAAGTCACCGGCTCTATTACTTTAGGTAAGTTTGCCGACCTTGCGATTCTCGAGGGCGACATCACCAAAATGACTCCAGCGGAAATCGCAAACACTCAACTGTTAATGACATTACTGGAAGGAGAAGTGGTATTTGAGGCGCAGGAGTAA
- a CDS encoding ATP-binding protein yields the protein MINDNVIAYRKERQDSAAPQRCSPASQSNAALLGAYATWCEAVIQTRLQLHFDQACPFTDVYEVRPPAISAEDGTLAAFVQQHELDFSCQLLLTLALMPIVKPQVLDVLLMRNDNIERPYTEFGGGEHQGGVVANGETLAFLLGGESIEIRLKVQRLLSAIQSGDMRQLTASEAAVIQLFDEPDEIIINPLKLLLLLSPRQVSYFTVGGEYSTPKGRGFPAQLVTPSYSFDSLVLPNSVVRQLDDIYAWSQYGDRLRNEWQMAERIRPGYRALFHGPSGTGKTMTASVLGQRLGKEVYKVDLSRVHSKYIGETEKNLERVFTLAEHNQWVLFFDEADAVFGKRTQASNANDQFANQNVSYLLQRIERFDGLVILASNYKDNLDDAFFRRFESVINFPKPEAEQRLAIWQKGLLPETQLAADVDLQDIALRCSLSGASIMNVIRYVLLKAIAENRPLINHSDLQEGINREQGGKTQPRW from the coding sequence ATGATCAATGATAACGTCATAGCTTATAGAAAAGAGCGCCAGGATAGTGCAGCGCCACAGAGATGTTCACCCGCTAGCCAAAGCAATGCCGCTCTTTTAGGCGCCTACGCAACCTGGTGTGAAGCTGTTATTCAAACTCGTTTGCAGTTGCATTTTGATCAAGCGTGCCCCTTTACTGATGTATATGAGGTGCGACCTCCTGCGATAAGCGCTGAAGATGGCACGCTTGCGGCATTTGTTCAGCAGCATGAACTCGACTTCTCATGCCAATTGTTACTTACCCTTGCCTTGATGCCTATTGTTAAACCTCAGGTACTCGATGTCTTACTGATGAGAAACGACAACATAGAACGGCCCTATACCGAGTTTGGCGGGGGCGAGCATCAAGGCGGGGTTGTGGCTAACGGGGAAACGCTGGCCTTTTTGCTAGGGGGAGAGTCGATTGAAATACGTCTTAAGGTGCAGCGTCTATTGTCGGCGATACAATCCGGTGACATGCGCCAACTAACCGCTAGTGAAGCGGCCGTTATTCAATTGTTTGACGAGCCGGATGAAATCATAATAAACCCATTGAAGTTATTGCTTTTATTATCCCCTAGGCAGGTGAGTTATTTTACTGTGGGAGGAGAGTACTCCACACCTAAAGGGCGTGGTTTTCCGGCACAGTTAGTGACGCCTAGCTATTCGTTTGACTCATTAGTGTTACCTAACTCAGTCGTGCGCCAACTCGATGATATTTATGCGTGGTCGCAATATGGAGACAGGCTTAGAAATGAATGGCAAATGGCCGAACGTATTCGCCCTGGGTATCGAGCACTATTTCATGGACCTTCGGGTACGGGTAAAACCATGACCGCCAGCGTCTTGGGTCAGCGATTGGGCAAGGAGGTATATAAAGTGGATTTGTCGAGGGTGCACTCTAAATACATAGGTGAAACCGAGAAAAATCTTGAGCGAGTGTTTACATTGGCAGAGCACAATCAATGGGTGCTATTTTTTGATGAAGCCGATGCGGTATTTGGTAAACGTACTCAAGCCAGCAATGCCAATGATCAGTTTGCCAATCAAAATGTGTCCTATTTATTGCAGCGAATTGAGCGCTTCGACGGGTTAGTGATCTTGGCCTCTAACTATAAAGACAACCTTGACGATGCCTTCTTTCGTCGCTTTGAATCTGTGATTAACTTTCCCAAACCCGAGGCAGAGCAAAGGTTGGCTATCTGGCAAAAAGGCTTGTTGCCAGAGACGCAGCTCGCGGCAGATGTTGATTTACAAGATATCGCACTAAGATGCAGCTTATCAGGGGCGTCTATCATGAATGTGATCCGCTATGTGTTGCTAAAAGCCATTGCAGAAAATCGCCCGCTTATTAATCATAGCGATCTTCAAGAGGGAATTAATAGAGAGCAAGGAGGTAAAACTCAGCCTCGTTGGTGA
- a CDS encoding LysM peptidoglycan-binding domain-containing protein, with protein MSNKLTYIVASGDTYTSIVNKINQSTPLTVSQLADANPSIQANQLQIGQALDIPLSTDGLIPDDNPALLTPAAEFMGYWYPYSASCPKNATLSVALYGWGPQKVIEWGKQADVQSHLNGEKYLSFGGGSESGKFTEQALNEITTAITQGQIKGYDGIAYDVEVADANLGAQFANSFEAAKACGFKVLVTISHSAPYDVADKDQLMKSFFINPHIDILSPQLYSKGDESQNDYALTSGSSITWRDYASTKAAIVPSIVHASYYEAAKIYFKNQGVELSGYLQWK; from the coding sequence ATGAGTAATAAACTGACTTATATCGTCGCTAGCGGTGATACCTATACATCCATTGTAAATAAGATTAACCAATCCACACCCTTAACCGTATCTCAATTAGCAGATGCAAACCCATCTATTCAAGCAAACCAGCTTCAAATCGGCCAAGCACTTGATATCCCATTATCCACTGATGGATTAATCCCTGATGATAACCCCGCACTGCTCACTCCAGCAGCTGAGTTTATGGGGTACTGGTACCCATATAGCGCTTCATGCCCTAAAAATGCCACCCTCAGCGTTGCCCTTTATGGTTGGGGGCCACAAAAAGTCATTGAGTGGGGCAAGCAAGCAGACGTACAAAGTCATCTTAACGGGGAGAAATACCTTAGCTTTGGTGGTGGAAGTGAAAGTGGAAAATTTACCGAACAAGCATTAAATGAAATAACAACCGCAATAACTCAGGGTCAGATTAAAGGCTATGATGGTATCGCTTATGATGTTGAAGTTGCAGATGCAAATCTGGGAGCTCAATTTGCCAACTCATTTGAAGCAGCGAAAGCCTGCGGCTTTAAAGTGTTAGTGACCATAAGCCATTCAGCGCCTTACGATGTTGCTGATAAAGATCAGTTAATGAAGTCATTTTTCATTAATCCACATATCGATATTTTATCACCTCAGCTTTACTCCAAAGGTGATGAGTCACAGAATGACTACGCGCTAACCAGTGGCTCGAGTATCACTTGGCGCGACTATGCGAGTACCAAGGCGGCGATTGTCCCCAGCATTGTGCATGCATCCTATTATGAAGCTGCCAAGATATACTTTAAAAATCAAGGTGTTGAACTTTCAGGTTATCTTCAATGGAAATAA